The following proteins are co-located in the Primulina tabacum isolate GXHZ01 chromosome 11, ASM2559414v2, whole genome shotgun sequence genome:
- the LOC142519321 gene encoding protein JINGUBANG-like — protein MAINDINGAETSAGQKSDIRRGKLGAIMSSDPFFAQDNEFNIHSSRRSSNVSSSSPPSDSTMYFSERNSVDSSPWSQPSPYVKSPWIQYKFSGDEEKNEVDAQKLGSYVLVGSLSREEGHIYSLAASGDLLYTGSESKNVRVWKDCQDFSGFKSSSGLVKAIVVYGDRIYTGHQDGKIRVWRSSGDKRSTHKRVGNLPTTRDLLRKSINPRNYVEVRRNRTVPWIKHYDAVSCMSVDTDQGLLYSGSWDRTFKVWRISDSKCLESVCAHDDAVNSVEVGFCGLFFTGSADGTVKAWRRELVGKYTKHVLVETLLNEDHAVTSLAVNRAAGALYAGSSDGLVRFWERGKHFMSFSGVLRGHKMAVLCLAAMGNLVLSGSADSTICVWRRDVGGVHTCMAVLTGHGGPVKCLAVKNDTAETAEDDEGKSWVVYSGSLDKSVKVWRVTEHASVSLTERQEE, from the coding sequence ATGGCTATCAATGATATCAATGGAGCTGAGACCTCTGCTGGTCAGAAAAGCGATATCCGGCGAGGAAAGCTCGGAGCCATCATGTCTTCCGATCCATTTTTCGCTCAAGATAATGAGTTCAATATTCATTCGTCACGCCGGAGTAGTAACGTCTCCTCTTCAAGCCCGCCTTCCGACTCAACCATGTATTTTTCCGAGCGAAATAGCGTTGATTCGTCTCCGTGGAGCCAACCTTCGCCTTATGTGAAATCTCCATGGATCCAGTACAAGTTTTCTGGAGACGAAGAGAAAAATGAGGTGGATGCTCAAAAGTTGGGCTCGTATGTACTTGTAGGAAGCCTTTCCCGTGAAGAGGGTCATATTTATTCCCTGGCAGCTTCGGGGGATTTGCTGTACACGGGATCAGAAAGCAAGAATGTGAGGGTATGGAAAGATTGTCAAGATTTTTCCGGGTTTAAATCCAGCAGTGGTTTGGTGAAAGCCATTGTTGTATATGGAGATAGGATTTATACAGGGCATCAAGATGGGAAAATCAGGGTTTGGAGATCTTCTGGGGATAAAAGAAGCACGCATAAGCGGGTTGGGAATTTGCCGACGACCCGAGATTTGCTGAGGAAATCGATAAATCCGAGAAACTATGTTGAAGTGAGGAGGAATCGTACGGTTCCATGGATAAAACATTACGACGCGGTTTCTTGCATGAGCGTCGATACCGATCAGGGGCTGTTGTATTCAGGTTCGTGGGATAGAACTTTCAAGGTGTGGAGAATCTCGGATTCTAAGTGCTTGGAATCTGTATGCGCGCATGATGATGCTGTCAATTCGGTGGAGGTTGGGTTTTGTGGCTTGTTCTTTACCGGTTCCGCCGACGGTACGGTGAAGGCATGGAGGAGGGAGCTGGTGGGAAAGTACACGAAGCATGTCCTGGTGGAGACGTTGCTGAATGAAGACCATGCGGTGACGTCGCTGGCGGTGAACCGTGCCGCCGGGGCTCTGTACGCCGGGTCTTCCGATGGTCTGGTGAGATTTTGGGAGCGGGGGAAGCACTTCATGTCGTTCAGCGGCGTTTTGAGGGGACACAAGATGGCGGTTCTGTGTCTTGCTGCGATGGGGAATTTGGTACTGAGTGGATCGGCGGATAGCACCATATGCGTGTGGCGGAGGGATGTTGGTGGAGTTCACACATGCATGGCAGTTTTGACGGGGCATGGCGGGCCTGTGAAGTGCCTGGCCGTGAAGAATGACACGGCGGAGACCGCTGAAGATGATGAGGGTAAGTCGTGGGTTGTGTACAGTGGGAGCTTAGACAAGAGTGTGAAAGTTTGGAGAGTTACCGAACATGCCTCAGTTAGCTTGACGGAAAGGCAAGAAGAATAA
- the LOC142518429 gene encoding extra-large guanine nucleotide-binding protein 1-like isoform X1 — MTSVLRRILPGSSTTKSEDHDDEYSVEYSFAMEYSGPPISHEIPRVVPVDIHQIPTASVAAKAVIFSNLSLPVIQPIVRSGKKSSHELKSGLEVGSNCSVLVTSEILSPDEVYTRKSEDGSCREDALGVSPPTPDVLHRDPSTSTSGTTGFLDGHDDSNMFSGDSDVEDFYDDRWASISHEDCLHPTVPDSRRLTSKSQELSSEVESREGEEDCVDETTGQGNRTTVVTFRDLSASDVETEESDHDEFVKFPEKPVISDDGPKGLCHRCHKRNRFAGKEVCIVCGSKYCSKCVLRAMGSMPEGRKCVSCIGYRIDESKRNSLGKCSRMLKSILTNDALKQIMSSEKSCEVNQLPSHLICVNEKHLSIEELVLLQNCPNPPKNLRPGKYWYDRVSGFWGREGEQPCQIISAELEVGYQIRRTASNGNTNVLINNREVTKAEIWMLKAAGIRCDMNTHFWIAPDGLCQLEGMNNVVGNLWKKRRVKIVCSALSLPFPSDSSKPGGSGGVTKETDKVSSKNLEPKMMNKLLLVGCDQSGASTIFKQAKIVYKVHFSEDERKDMKFVIQRNLYHYLAILLEGNETFEEEYSIQAKKQRASDPGPSVSENNLSVAEISDKVVGKNIYSLSPKLKGFASWLLKVVMAGNLEIIFPAATREYSPLVAELCKDKAFQATYRRKNELHMLPTVANYFLDRAVEFSRVDYEPSEMDMLHAEGITASNGVASMEFSFPKSSQDEYMETLDQNDPSTSYQLIRVHASNLGENCKWLEMFEDIDLVIYCVSLTDYAEYYEDMSGTRTNKMLVTKNHFETIVTHPTHADKSFLLILTKFDLLEEKIEHVPLRNCEWFQDFNPVISLHPHSLTSNNNPPLPQRAFHYTAMKFKRLFNSLTGKKLFVSRVTGVEPDSVDKALRYSKEILKWQDEINNISGSGSELSSESVEPSSSM; from the exons atgacgAGTGTTTTAAGGAGAATTTTGCCTGGTTCATCAACAACAAAAAGTGAGGATCATGATGATGAGTATAGTGTGGAATACTCCTTTGCCATGGAGTACAGTGGTCCTCCAATCAGCCATGAAATTCCCCGCGTAGTTCCGGTCGACATTCATCAGATTCCGACTGCTTCCGTGGCTGCTAAGGCTGTGATATTTAGTAATTTGTCCTTACCAGTTATTCAACCAATAGTTAGAAGTGGGAAGAAATCATCACATGAGTTGAAATCAGGTCTTGAAGTTGGATCCAATTGCTCGGTGTTAGTTACTAGTGAAATCTTGAGTCCTGATGAAGTTTATACGAGAAAATCGGAGGATGGTTCTTGCAGAGAAGATGCGTTGGGTGTTAGTCCACCCACACCTGATGTTTTGCATAGAGATCCTAGTACGAGTACTTCGGGTACCACGGGATTTTTGGATGGCCATGATGATTCGAATATGTTTTCGGGAGATTCAGATGTTGAAGACTTCTATGATGATCGTTGGGCCAGTATATCACATGAGGATTGTTTGCACCCTACCGTTCCTGATTCAAGGAGATTGACATCGAAGTCGCAAGAACTTTCATCAGAAGTTGAATCTCGTGAAGGCGAGGAAGATTGTGTAGATGAAACCACTGGACAAGGGAATAGAACAACGGTAGTCACTTTTCGTGATTTATCAGCAAGTGATGTTGAGACTGAAGAGAGCGATCATGATGAATTCGTAAAGTTCCCAGAGAAGCCAGTTATTTCAGATGATGGGCCGAAAGGGTTGTGTCATCGGTGTCATAAAAGGAATCGTTTTGCAGGGAAAGAAGTTTGCATTGTTTGTGGCTCGAAGTATTGTAGCAAGTGTGTGCTTAGAGCAATGGGATCTATGCCAGAGGGAAGAAAATGCGTATCTTGTATCGGTTATCGTATCGATGAGTCAAAACGCAATTCACTCGGGAAATGCTCGAGAATGCTGAAAAGCATTCTAACAAATGATGCTCTTAAGCAAATTATGAGTTCTGAGAAATCATGTGAGGTGAATCAGCTTCCATCACATCTTATTTGTGTAAATGAAAAACATCTATCTATCGAAGAGTTGGTTCTGTTGCAAAACTGCCCGAATCCTCCAAAGAATCTTAGACCAGGAAAATATTGGTATGATAGAGTGTCTGGATTCTGGGGAAGG GAAGGAGAGCAACCATGCCAGATTATCAGCGCCGAACTGGAGGTTGGTTATCAAATTAGGAGAACTGCTAGCAACGGGAATACAAATGTGCTGATAAATAATCGTGAGGTCACTAAAGCAGAGATCTGGATGTTGAAG GCCGCTGGAATCAGATGTGACATGAACACTCACTTTTGGATTGCACCAGATGGGTTGTGTCAGCTCGAAGGCATGAACAATGTGGTGGGAAATTTATGGAAGAAG AGAAGAGTTAAGATCGTATGTTCGGCTCTCTCTTTACCATTTCCTTCGGATTCTTCAAAACCTGGTGGTAGTGGTGGTGTAACCAAAGAAACAGATAAAGTGAGCTCAAAGAACTTGGAACCCAAAATGATGAATAAACTTCTACTTGTTGGTTGTGATCAATCAGGAGCGAGTACCATATTCAAACAA GCGAAAATTGTGTATAAAGTGCATTTTTCAGAAGATGAGAGGAAAGATATGAAGTTTGTGATCCAGAGAAACTTGTACCATTATTTAGCTATTCTGCTGGAGGGCAATGAAACTTTTGAAGAAGAATATTCAATCCAAGCTAAGAAACAACGTGCTAGTGATCCTGGTCCTTCGG tttctgaaaataatttatctGTGGCAGAGATCTCAGACAAGGTGGTTGGAAAAAACATTTATTCACTTAGTCCGAAACTGAAGGGCTTTGCAAGTTGGCTGCTCAAAGTTGTGATGGCGGGCAACTTGGAGATCATATTCCCAGCTGCTACTCGAGAGTATTCTCCCTTAGTTGCAGAGTTGTGCAAGGATAAAGCATTTCAAGCAACTTATAGGCGAAAAAATGAACTTCATATGCTGCCCACAGTGGCTAATTATTTCTTAGATCGG GCTGTGGAATTTTCACGAGTTGACTACGAGCCTTCCGAAATGGATATGTTGCACGCGGAAGGCATCACTGCTTCTAATGGGGTCGCGTCCAtggaattttcatttccaaagtCGTCCCAAGACGAGTACATGGAAACTTTAGATCAGAACGATCCCTCCACGAG CTACCAACTAATTCGAGTTCATGCAAGTAACCTCGGGGAAAATTGCAAATGGTTagagatgtttgaagacatagACCTTGTTATCTACTGTGTTTCCTTGACAGACTACGCTGAATATTATGAAGACATGAGTGGCACTCGCACAAACAAGATGTTGGTGACCAAGAACCACTTTGAGACCATTGTCACTCACCCTACACATGCTGACAAAAGTTTTCTTCTCATTCTCACTAAATTCGATCTCTTAGAGGAAAAGATTGAACATGTTCCTCTGAGAAACTGTGAATGGTTTCAAGATTTTAACCCCGTCATCAGTCTTCATCCTCACAGCCTCACCAGCAACAACAATCCGCCATTGCCTCAACGGGCTTTCCATTACACAGCCATGAAATTCAAAAGGCTGTTCAATTCTCTAACCGGGAAAAAGCTGTTTGTTTCAAGGGTGACAGGAGTAGAGCCTGATAGTGTTGATAAAGCTCTTAGGTATAGTAAGGAGATTTTGAAGTGGCAAGATGAGATTAATAATATTTCTGGCAGTGGTAGCGAATTGTCCTCCGAGAGCGTGGAACCTAGCTCATCTATGTAG
- the LOC142518429 gene encoding extra-large guanine nucleotide-binding protein 1-like isoform X2, translating to MTSVLRRILPGSSTTKSEDHDDEYSVEYSFAMEYSGPPISHEIPRVVPVDIHQIPTASVAAKAVIFSNLSLPVIQPIVRSGKKSSHELKSGLEVGSNCSVLVTSEILSPDEVYTRKSEDGSCREDALGVSPPTPDVLHRDPSTSTSGTTGFLDGHDDSNMFSGDSDVEDFYDDRWASISHEDCLHPTVPDSRRLTSKSQELSSEVESREGEEDCVDETTGQGNRTTVVTFRDLSASDVETEESDHDEFVKFPEKPVISDDGPKGLCHRCHKRNRFAGKEVCIVCGSKYCSKCVLRAMGSMPEGRKCVSCIGYRIDESKRNSLGKCSRMLKSILTNDALKQIMSSEKSCEVNQLPSHLICVNEKHLSIEELVLLQNCPNPPKNLRPGKYWYDRVSGFWGREGEQPCQIISAELEVGYQIRRTASNGNTNVLINNREVTKAEIWMLKAAGIRCDMNTHFWIAPDGLCQLEGMNNVVGNLWKKRRVKIVCSALSLPFPSDSSKPGGSGGVTKETDKVSSKNLEPKMMNKLLLVGCDQSGASTIFKQAKIVYKVHFSEDERKDMKFVIQRNLYHYLAILLEGNETFEEEYSIQAKKQRASDPGPSEISDKVVGKNIYSLSPKLKGFASWLLKVVMAGNLEIIFPAATREYSPLVAELCKDKAFQATYRRKNELHMLPTVANYFLDRAVEFSRVDYEPSEMDMLHAEGITASNGVASMEFSFPKSSQDEYMETLDQNDPSTSYQLIRVHASNLGENCKWLEMFEDIDLVIYCVSLTDYAEYYEDMSGTRTNKMLVTKNHFETIVTHPTHADKSFLLILTKFDLLEEKIEHVPLRNCEWFQDFNPVISLHPHSLTSNNNPPLPQRAFHYTAMKFKRLFNSLTGKKLFVSRVTGVEPDSVDKALRYSKEILKWQDEINNISGSGSELSSESVEPSSSM from the exons atgacgAGTGTTTTAAGGAGAATTTTGCCTGGTTCATCAACAACAAAAAGTGAGGATCATGATGATGAGTATAGTGTGGAATACTCCTTTGCCATGGAGTACAGTGGTCCTCCAATCAGCCATGAAATTCCCCGCGTAGTTCCGGTCGACATTCATCAGATTCCGACTGCTTCCGTGGCTGCTAAGGCTGTGATATTTAGTAATTTGTCCTTACCAGTTATTCAACCAATAGTTAGAAGTGGGAAGAAATCATCACATGAGTTGAAATCAGGTCTTGAAGTTGGATCCAATTGCTCGGTGTTAGTTACTAGTGAAATCTTGAGTCCTGATGAAGTTTATACGAGAAAATCGGAGGATGGTTCTTGCAGAGAAGATGCGTTGGGTGTTAGTCCACCCACACCTGATGTTTTGCATAGAGATCCTAGTACGAGTACTTCGGGTACCACGGGATTTTTGGATGGCCATGATGATTCGAATATGTTTTCGGGAGATTCAGATGTTGAAGACTTCTATGATGATCGTTGGGCCAGTATATCACATGAGGATTGTTTGCACCCTACCGTTCCTGATTCAAGGAGATTGACATCGAAGTCGCAAGAACTTTCATCAGAAGTTGAATCTCGTGAAGGCGAGGAAGATTGTGTAGATGAAACCACTGGACAAGGGAATAGAACAACGGTAGTCACTTTTCGTGATTTATCAGCAAGTGATGTTGAGACTGAAGAGAGCGATCATGATGAATTCGTAAAGTTCCCAGAGAAGCCAGTTATTTCAGATGATGGGCCGAAAGGGTTGTGTCATCGGTGTCATAAAAGGAATCGTTTTGCAGGGAAAGAAGTTTGCATTGTTTGTGGCTCGAAGTATTGTAGCAAGTGTGTGCTTAGAGCAATGGGATCTATGCCAGAGGGAAGAAAATGCGTATCTTGTATCGGTTATCGTATCGATGAGTCAAAACGCAATTCACTCGGGAAATGCTCGAGAATGCTGAAAAGCATTCTAACAAATGATGCTCTTAAGCAAATTATGAGTTCTGAGAAATCATGTGAGGTGAATCAGCTTCCATCACATCTTATTTGTGTAAATGAAAAACATCTATCTATCGAAGAGTTGGTTCTGTTGCAAAACTGCCCGAATCCTCCAAAGAATCTTAGACCAGGAAAATATTGGTATGATAGAGTGTCTGGATTCTGGGGAAGG GAAGGAGAGCAACCATGCCAGATTATCAGCGCCGAACTGGAGGTTGGTTATCAAATTAGGAGAACTGCTAGCAACGGGAATACAAATGTGCTGATAAATAATCGTGAGGTCACTAAAGCAGAGATCTGGATGTTGAAG GCCGCTGGAATCAGATGTGACATGAACACTCACTTTTGGATTGCACCAGATGGGTTGTGTCAGCTCGAAGGCATGAACAATGTGGTGGGAAATTTATGGAAGAAG AGAAGAGTTAAGATCGTATGTTCGGCTCTCTCTTTACCATTTCCTTCGGATTCTTCAAAACCTGGTGGTAGTGGTGGTGTAACCAAAGAAACAGATAAAGTGAGCTCAAAGAACTTGGAACCCAAAATGATGAATAAACTTCTACTTGTTGGTTGTGATCAATCAGGAGCGAGTACCATATTCAAACAA GCGAAAATTGTGTATAAAGTGCATTTTTCAGAAGATGAGAGGAAAGATATGAAGTTTGTGATCCAGAGAAACTTGTACCATTATTTAGCTATTCTGCTGGAGGGCAATGAAACTTTTGAAGAAGAATATTCAATCCAAGCTAAGAAACAACGTGCTAGTGATCCTGGTCCTTCGG AGATCTCAGACAAGGTGGTTGGAAAAAACATTTATTCACTTAGTCCGAAACTGAAGGGCTTTGCAAGTTGGCTGCTCAAAGTTGTGATGGCGGGCAACTTGGAGATCATATTCCCAGCTGCTACTCGAGAGTATTCTCCCTTAGTTGCAGAGTTGTGCAAGGATAAAGCATTTCAAGCAACTTATAGGCGAAAAAATGAACTTCATATGCTGCCCACAGTGGCTAATTATTTCTTAGATCGG GCTGTGGAATTTTCACGAGTTGACTACGAGCCTTCCGAAATGGATATGTTGCACGCGGAAGGCATCACTGCTTCTAATGGGGTCGCGTCCAtggaattttcatttccaaagtCGTCCCAAGACGAGTACATGGAAACTTTAGATCAGAACGATCCCTCCACGAG CTACCAACTAATTCGAGTTCATGCAAGTAACCTCGGGGAAAATTGCAAATGGTTagagatgtttgaagacatagACCTTGTTATCTACTGTGTTTCCTTGACAGACTACGCTGAATATTATGAAGACATGAGTGGCACTCGCACAAACAAGATGTTGGTGACCAAGAACCACTTTGAGACCATTGTCACTCACCCTACACATGCTGACAAAAGTTTTCTTCTCATTCTCACTAAATTCGATCTCTTAGAGGAAAAGATTGAACATGTTCCTCTGAGAAACTGTGAATGGTTTCAAGATTTTAACCCCGTCATCAGTCTTCATCCTCACAGCCTCACCAGCAACAACAATCCGCCATTGCCTCAACGGGCTTTCCATTACACAGCCATGAAATTCAAAAGGCTGTTCAATTCTCTAACCGGGAAAAAGCTGTTTGTTTCAAGGGTGACAGGAGTAGAGCCTGATAGTGTTGATAAAGCTCTTAGGTATAGTAAGGAGATTTTGAAGTGGCAAGATGAGATTAATAATATTTCTGGCAGTGGTAGCGAATTGTCCTCCGAGAGCGTGGAACCTAGCTCATCTATGTAG
- the LOC142517799 gene encoding LOW QUALITY PROTEIN: beta-D-galactofuranosidase xynD-like (The sequence of the model RefSeq protein was modified relative to this genomic sequence to represent the inferred CDS: inserted 3 bases in 2 codons) has product MNVLERPRVIFNDETQKYVMWMDIDDSTCEKASVGVAVSDFPAGPFRYLASKRPNGFDSQDLTVFKDDNGMAYLIYSSVKNKEIHISPLNQDFLDVTNETXVGFYREAPPVFKHQGVYHMITSGGGVGARNEALVYDALSILGPWESLGNPCXGATKVFRVAAFFCRSTFVLPMPGSVPGTFIFMADRWDLDDLRDSNMFGCR; this is encoded by the exons ATGAATGTGCTGGAAAGGCCTAGAGTTATTTTCAACGATGAGACTCAGAAGTATGTAATGTGGATGGATATAGATGATTCTACCTGTGAAAAAGCCTCGGTTGGTGTGGCCGTAAGCGATTTCCCAGCCGGTCCTTTTAGGTATCTTGCAAGCAAGAGGCCTAATGGATTTGATAGTCAGGATTTGACAGTTTTTAAAGATGATAATGGGATGGCATATCTGATCTATTCTTCTGTCAAGAACAAGGAGATTCACATCAGCCCTTTGAATCAAGATTTTCTTGATGTTACCAATGAGA ATGTCGGATTTTACAGGGAAGCTCCGCCTGTATTTAAGCATCAAGGTGTCTATCACATGATTACATCAGGAGGCGGTGTTGGAGCACGTAATGAGGCACTGGTGTATGATGCTCTATCGATTTTGGGGCCGTGGGAAAGTTTAGGGAACCCTTG AGGTGCAACCAAAGTTTTCCGAGTTGCAGCATTCTTTTGTCGAAGTACATTCGTGCTCCCCATGCCTGGCTCGGTTCCTGGTACGTTTATTTTCATGGCAGATAGGTGGGATTTAGATGATTTGagggactcaaatatgtttggttGCCGTTAA
- the LOC142517800 gene encoding uncharacterized protein LOC142517800, whose amino-acid sequence MATISATISPVTFPAASAQRRTRVKFIYGLNSFGGLKARNNVASLGLPIGTEQSFAKIVSSLKKKSSRGRGGGALTSTCNAAEEIFRIAAIMNALVLIGVAVGFVLLRIEALVEEE is encoded by the coding sequence ATGGCAACAATATCGGCTACGATATCTCCGGTGACGTTCCCGGCCGCATCAGCCCAGAGGAGAACTAGAGTCAAGTTTATCTATGGATTGAACTCGTTTGGTGGGCTGAAGGCACGTAACAATGTGGCTTCATTAGGCCTACCAATTGGCACTGAACAGTCTTTTGCGAAGATTGTTAGTTCCTTGAAGAAGAAATCCTCGCGAGGCAGGGGTGGTGGTGCTTTAACTTCCACCTGCAATGCTGCGGAAGAGATTTTCAGGATTGCTGCCATTATGAATGCATTGGTTCTTATCGGGGTTGCTGTTGGATTCGTGCTTCTTCGAATTGAAGCACTCGTGGAGGAAGAATGA